The segment TCGGTGAGGGCAGCTGCGTGCTCGATCTGGAAGACTTCCTCGTTTCCAACACGTTCCTCCCGCTGGGTGCGCTCGTGTTCGTGCTGTTCTGTAATCACAAGTTCGGCTGGAAGCAGGAGAACTTCTTGACAGAAGCGAACTCGGGGAACGGAATCAGGATTCCGGTAAATCCGGTGCTGTGCTTCTACTTCAAGTGGGTGCTGCCGGCGGTAATCTTTGTGATTCTCGTGTTCGGTTATCTTGAAAAATTTGCACCCGGACTGTACGCGCGCATCTTTGGCTAGTTGCCGTGCGCACTTTCGATGACTTCAACGGTCAACTTGTTGAAGGCGATTTTTCCACCTTCCCGCAGTTCCAAGGCTGCACGGAAGGTGGTTTCGTTTTTCTTGAACGGCTCCAAAATTGGGGTCGCTTTTTTCTTTAGCAGTTCTTCGATTTCTTCGTCGCTGAATTTGCGCTGGTAGAACACCTGCGGAATGCCGTAGTTGCATTGCGGGCACACGTAGGCGCCGGTTTCGTTTGTGCCCTGCGGGCCGCTTTGCTGGGGAGTGCTGCCGCGGAAGCGCAGGTTGCCGCCGCATACGGGGCAGGGGAGGTCCCTGTGCTGGAATTCGAATACGGCACGGCCCTTGTCGGCGCCTTCGCCCCACTTGAGGGCGGCCGCGAATTCGGTGCCCTTTTTGCTCTTGAAGCCTTGAATGAGCGGCGTGTGCCCGCTTGTGAACAGTGCCGCGATTTCTTTTGCGGTAAGCGTGTGGCCCGCGATTGTCTTGAAGAGGGTAAAGTTGCAATTGCAGAATATCGCGTTCTTGTTTTCTTCGAGCGGGCTACCGCACAGCGGGCACTTGTAATCTGTCTTTTGCCCGTGGAACTTGCCGTCGCTCTCGAAGGCGAACTGAATATTGAAATCCTTGTCGAGCGTGAGTTTGGCCGAGAATTCGGAGCCCTTCTTGCTCTTGAAACCGGAAAGCGGGCCGACGGTTTCGCCGGCGAGGAGTGCCTTGACTTCGGAGTGGGCGAGCATCTTGCCTGCCACGGTGTGCCCGAACCTGAAGCCGCATTCCGCATTGGGGCACACGTAGCCCCACGGGGCGATTTCGAGCGGCTGGCCGCACTTGGGGCACGCAATGGCCTCGGTTACGGTTTCGCGCTCGAACTGGCTCCCGTATTTCTCCCGCAGGTGTTCGAAGAGTTCCTTCACGTAGTTGACGATTCCGTCGCGGAATTCTACCGGCGTGAGCTGGCCTTTTTCGACCTGGGAGAGCTTGTACTCCCATTCACCCGTCATCTCGGGCGATTTCACCTTCTCGTCCATGAGCGCGATGACTTCGCGCCCGCGCTCTGTACTGACCAGGTAATTTTTTTGCGCCTCGATGAACCCGCGCTTTTTGAGTGTCTCGATGATGCCCGCCTGCGTGGCCGGAGTGCCGAGCCCGCGGTCCTTCATGGCCTCGGCGAGTTCCTCGTTCTCGATTTGCTTGCCGGCAGTCTTCATTGCGGCAAGGAGAGTCGCCTCGGTGTAGTACTTGGGCTTGCTCTTCTTTTTCTTCTGCAGTTCTACGCTGTCGAAGGGGGAGGTGTCGCCCACGTTCCATTCCGGGAAGGCTTCGACCAGGTTCGTGATTTCGTCGCTGTCGCCCTTGCCTTCGGCGCCTCCGTCAGCTTTTCCGGCCTCCGCGCCGGCATCGCTCTTCTTTCCTTTCGTCTTTCGTCTCTCGTCTTTCGTCTCTTTTACCAGCGCGCGGAATCCCAAATCCTCGTTGCGCTTCAGCTTTAGGCGGAAAAGGTCCGGCGCATTCGTTTCGCCGCCTTTCGCCTCAAGGATAATTTCCATCTCGCTCCATACGTACGGCTTGAGCCATGCCTGTACAAAGCGTTCTTTGGCTAGGTCGTAAATCTTCTGCTCCATTTCAGGGAGCCCGTTCGGGGTTTCGCCGGTCGGGATGATGGCGAAGTGGTCGGTGACCTTGCTCGAGTTGATGAAGACGAAATTCTCGCTTTCGTTGCGCATCACGCCCTTCTGTTCGGGGCTGGCGAGCCTCTGCGCGAGCGCGTAGGCTTCCTGCTTCATGGTGTCGGGCAGGTATTGCGAGTCGGTGCGCGGGTAGGTGAGCAGCTTCTTTTCGTAGAGGTTCTGTGCGCAGTCCAATACTTGTTGGGCGCTGAACTTGAAACGCTTGTTTCCTTCTTTCTGCAGTTCCGTGAGGTCGAAGGGTTTCTGCGGGAACTGCTTTTTCTGCTGGGTGTCGATTTTCGCGATGGTCGCCGGTGCGGGCGGCTTGCAACGCTCCACGACCGCATTCGCTTCCGCTTCCTTCTCAAAAACCGCGACTTTTAAACCGTCATTTGTCATCCCCGGCTTGGCCGGGGATCTAGTATCCTCTTTTGTTTCCTGCTTGACGTATTGCGCCTGATACCCTTTCCATGTGCCGACGACGCTGTAGTAGTACAGTTCCTTGAACTGCTCCACTAGGGTATCGCGTTCCACGACCAGGTTCAAGGTCGGTGTTTGCACTCGACCTACTGAAATCATTTTCCCGCGCCCGGCGGTGAGCGTGTAGGCGCGTGTCGCGTTGAGGCCCACCATCCAGTCGGCCCGCTGGCGGAGCCGTGCGGCATAGCTCAGGTTTACGCGCTGCGTGGCGTCTTCCAGGTTCTTCCACGCCTTGTCCAGATCCTTCGCCACGTAGCTGTTCACCCACAGGCGCTTGATGGTCTTCTGCTTGAATGCGGGCGTAAAGTCGAGCACCAAATCGAAAATCAGGTTTCCTTCGCGGCCGGCATCCGCGCCGTTCACGAGCACGTCGGCCTGTTCCATCATCTGGCGCACTACCGCGAGCTGCTTTCGGGTGCTCTCGATTTCCATCAGGCGGAATTTTTCGGGCAAAAGCGGTAGGTTTGAAAGTCGCCAACCGCCTTCGTAACCGGGGTAGGCGTCGAGCGGCGCGAGCGTAATCAGGTGGCCCACGCACCAGGTGATGCAGTGGTTCTTGCCGATAAGGCATCCGTCGCCCTGCGTGAACTTCTCTCCCTCGATCCGCTCGAGCATCGGGCGGTAGTGTTGGTTTGCAACAGAGGGCTTTTCGGCGACGAGGAGAATCATGGTTGCCGAAAAGATATAAAATTGATGTGCGTCTAGGCCTGCTGTTTCCAGTGTTTTAGTTGCGAAAGGTGCGAGTCAAATATACCTACGGCCTGGCGCAAATGCAAGAAACAGGCTGTTGCGTTGTGTAAAAGATAAACTAGTCTTTTGATGGGACTTGTCTCGGCATCTTCAGGTTCAGGGGGCGGTAAAGCTCGTCGTATATCTGTTGGAGCTGTTTCGGCTCGAAATCGTAAAGGCGGAAAGTTCCAATGACGCTTCTTGCGGTATCGAGGTTGCCGAGATTCCTCCCGACCTGGATATGCTTGAAACCGATAATATTGATTGCCCGCATAAGGGGGAGAAGTTCGCGTAGAATTCGCTTGTTATTGCCGTCTTCCAGTATCAGGACAATCCAGTCGCTATCGGGAAAATCGTTGAACCGTCTACGCGCCATAGCCAGGTCCTTGGCGATTAAATTGAACGGGGACAACGGCTTGATTTCTGCGTGTGGAAAGTCCCGGTTGCGGATAGTTTCCAGTGAATTCGGAGGTCGCTCTCCTGAAAATCCGTCGCCGGTCATTGCGATGAACGCTCCGGTGGAATCGGTGATGCAGGCTTTGCTGGAATCGGAATGTAGCGCCCATATCTTTTTACCGGGGTCATCTTCCGCTTCCTTTTGGATGGCGACGTATAGGACTTCCGGTTTTCTCTTCTGATAGTCGTCCGATGAGGGATTGGTGAGTTCCGTCAAAACGGTGTAATAGGTGTTCGGCAAGAATCCGCCCCGCGCTCCAATCACGAAATAGCTGTCGGTGACGGCGACGGCCAAATTCAGTAGGGAAGGATCATCTGCTTCAAAAGGAACAGGGAAATCCTCGAACATGCCGTCGGAGCTTGCGTTTGACAGTTCCTTCGGTGTCGAGCACGCTCCCGCAAGAACGCTTATGATTGCGAAAAGAAAAATTTTTTTCATACTACTTATTCAAAGGTAATATACGCTTTTCTTTGCAGAAAAGCAAGCAATGCGCTTTGCTGTGTGGGGCGTTTTCAGTGTGTTTGGTCACGGGGTGGTTGTTTTGGGGCGGGGTTTGGGTTATATTTAGGGATGAGTTTTTTTATGCTGAAGAAGTTTGTTCTGGGGAGTATGGTTGTGGTGGCGGCGTTGCTTGGCAATGCTTGCGGCGATGACGACAGCAGTTTCGCCCCGCGGGACGAGGATTCCTCTTCGTCCATTTGCGAAGACTGCGACGATGCCAGCAGCAGCTCTGCGAAGTCAAGCAGTTCCGTGCGGTCGTCATCCAGCGTCACACCGAAATCGAGCAGCAGTTCTGCAAAGTCCAGTAGCAGCTCGGTGCGTTCGTCATCCTCGGCTCCGGTCGAGGATCTGTCTAGCAGTTCAGCAAAGTCCAGTAGCAGCTCGGCGAAGTCTTCTTCGTCGGTGTCTAGCAGTTCCGCAAAATCAAGCAGCAGTTCTGCGGAATCGAGCAGCAGTGAGTACGTTCCGTTCGACCACTCGCAAACGTTGGCTGGTGCCTACAAGGTAGGCGAAAATGCCTATAAGCAGTTTACTGATACACGTAATGGCCGTAGTTACTATTACATTACAATCACATCGGATTACAGCGGAAAATCTGTCACTGTCATGGCCGAAAACCTGAACATTGGCAAAATGGTTCCAGGAGCCGATGATCAGAACAATGACAACGAAATAGAACGTTACTGTTACAATAACGATACCACTAAGTGCGATGAGTTTGGTGGCTTGTACCAGTGGGCGGAAATGATGCAATTGCCAAGCCGTTGCAACACGGAAAGCTGTGCCGATCTTATTCAAGAAAATCATCAAGGAATTTGCCCCGAAGGTTGGCGCTTGTTTACGTGGGATGATTACGTGATTGTTCGCGGTTATAAGGATGAATACAGTGATGGTATCAAAGGTTTACGCTCGACGTATGGTTTTAGTGGGACTAATGCGAGTGGTTTTTCGCTTACAGGTGCTGGTATGAGAACCAAGTTGGGCGCATTTGATGGCTTAAAGGAAGTGATGGCTTGGTTCCGTCCTGAAGAATATGAATCTGATGCGGCAAATCGTGCACACCATGGCTTATTTGATAATAACGATTTTGCACCGGCGAAAGAGAACAGAGATTTAAAAGTTAATGGCTTTTCCGTCCGTTGTGTGATGGTCGAAAAATAACCACAACGAAGACTTTCTTCATCATCAATCATCCATTACACATCACTTTTAAAAGCCGGGGCGTTGCGGGGCGGCGAGCGCCCGCTCGAGAGGGTGGCGGAAGACTCGCCCTGGACCCTATCGCTGTGCTCCAGGGTGACAGAAGGGCGAGGCTGCAGCCAGGGGGAGGCGTCCCCCTTTTATAGACGAAAGAACGGCTCTAAATGCTAACCTCGGTTATGCCAAAACAAGTTTTGTCGCGACTCTCGGTTTACGCATTTGTCGTCTAATTCCTATATTTTCTACGCAAAAATTTTTAACAAGGATATTGTTATGGCAAAGATTGCTATTCTCGGTTACGGTAACCTCGGTCGCGGTGTAGAATGCGCCGTGAAGCAGGCTCCGGATATGGAACTCGTCGCTGTTTTCACCCGTCGTGACCCCTCTACGGTCAAGATCCAGACGGCTGGCGTTCCGGTGCTGAACGTTTCTGAAATGGAAGCCTGGAAAGGCAAGGTGGACCTGCTCATCATCTGTGGCGGTTCCGCTACCGACCTGCCGGTGCTCACCCCGAAGTATGCCGCCATGTTCAACGTGATCGATTCCTTCGACACGCACGCCAAGATTCCGCAGCACTTCGCTGCCGTCGACGCTGCTGCCAAGGCCGCCGGCAAGATCGCGATGATCTCCGTCGGTTGGGACCCGGGCATGTTCAGCCTGAACCGCGTGTACGCCCAGTCTATCCTCCCGGAAGGCAAGGACTACACGTTCTGGGGCAAGGGTGTTTCCCAGGGCCATAGCGACGCTGTCCGCCGCATCAAGGGCGTGAAGAACGCCAAGCAGTACACCTGCCCGGTGGAAGCTGCTCTCGAAGCTGTGCGTAGCGGTTCCATGCCGGAACTCACCACGCGCCAGAAGCACACGCGTCTCGTTTACGTGGTTGCCGAAGAAGGTGCCGACAAGGCCTACATCGAAAACGCCATCAAGACGATGCCGAACTACTTCGATGAATACGACACCACGGTGAATTTCATCAGCGAAGAAGAATTCAACAAGAACCACAGCGGGCTCGCTCACGGCGGTTTCGTGATTCGTACTGGCAAGACAGGCATGAATAAGGAACACACCCACGTGATCGAATACAGCCTCAAGCTCGATTCCAACCCGGAATTCACGACGAGCGTTCTTGTGGCTTACGCCCGCGCCGCTCTCCGCATGAAGGCTAACGGAGTGACCGGTTGCAAGACCGTTCTCGACGTGCCGCCTGCATACCTCAGCACTCTGAGCGACGAAGAACTGAGAGCGCACTGCTTGTAGTGTAAGCGTCATCCTGAGGCCACGAAGTGACCGAAGGATCCAGGCTTGCTGACGATGAAGAATAAAAGTCCCGCCATCGGCGGGATTTTTTTGTGGTTATAGTTGTGCGGCCCGTTAGCGGCTGAGTTCCAGCACGTAGTCGGCGTCGTTCACAAAATCTTGTGCGTGCTCGATGGCGATGACGGTGTGGCCCGCTTCGGTGAGCCCGTGGATAAGCGCGAGCAGGTGCTCGATGTCTTTTTTGTGCAGGCCGCGTGCGGGCTCGTCGAAGAGGAACAGTGTGTTGGGCGCTTTTGCACGGGCGAGCGCGATGGAAAGGCGCAGGCGGGCGCGTTCGCCTCCGGAGAGGTGCGCGGTGGTCTGCCCGAGCCGCAGGTACCCGAGCCCCGTGTCGGCGAGAGGCTTTAGCTTGTCTACAAAAGGCTTGAGGTTTGCGAAAATCTTGCAGGCTTCCGAAATTTCCAGGTCGAGGACGTCGGCGATGGAAAGCGACTTGAAGCGTACTTCCAGGATTTCGTCCTTGAAACGGCGCCCGAGGCACACGGGGCATTCGGTTTCTTCGTAGCCTGCGCCGTCGTAAAGTACGCCTTCGCCCTTGCAGTTCTCGCAACGGCCGCCGGGAGCGTGCGTCGCGAATTTGCTGGCGGTGTAGCCGCGCACCTTGCTTTCGGGGAGTTTCGCGAACAGGTCGCGGAGTTGCGTGTTCAGGTTGATGGCGGACGCGACCGTACTGCGGCGGTTGCCGTGGAAGTCGCCGGTCGAAAGTATGGAGAACGCCTGGATGCCGAAACGCTCGAACTCACCGGCGCTTGCGCGGGTGGCTATGTTCCTGAACAGGAGCGTGGACTTGCCGCTGCCGCTCTGGCCCGTGATGACGCTGAACTTTTGCACTGGGAAATCTGCCGAGACAGGCTTCATGTCGAACATCGCGAAGTCCTTGACGCTGATGCCCGCAGCTTTGTTGCGCGATTTGCTCGCCGTTGCCTTCGTCGCCTGAGTTGTCATCCCCGGCGCCTTTGTTGTCATCCCCGCCTTGTGCGGGGATCTCCCTTTCTCGTCCAGTCCCTTAATCCACATCCCCGTCGGCGACTGCGGATTTTCCAGCACGTCCTTTGCTGTTCCCTGGAAAAGTATTTCGCCGCCTTTCTCGCCGGCGCCAGGCCCCATTTCGATAACCCAGTCCGCCTTCTTGATGATGAGCGGGTTGTGCTCTATTAGCACGAGCGTGTTCCCGCGGGACTGGACCTTCTTAAGGACTTTCCAGAGGGCTTCTACGTCGCAGGCGTGTAGCCCGCTGGCCGGTTCGTCGAGGACAATCAGGAGCCCGTTCAGGTGGCCGGTCGAAAGGCTCGAAAGTCTGAGCCTCTGGATTTCGCCACCTGAGAGGCTGTAGCCTGCGCGGCCCGCAGTGAGGTAGCCGATGCCAAGTTCGTTGATGGCCTGGATGCGGTCGATAAGTGCGTTGAATGCGGGCTTCTGGTTCGCGAGGATTCTCCCGCCGAAAAGGTCGCGGACCTTCTTTTCGAGGGATGTGAACGGTGTTTCCAGGATGTCTTTCCAGGTGGTGTCGCCGATGGTCGCGTTCAAGATATTCTGCCGCAGCCGAAATCCATTGCATACGGGGCATTCTTCTTCGCTGCGGTCACCTGTGTCGTGACCAGCACCTTCGGGTTCAATGCTCCCGGTGCCGCTGCATTCAGGGCATGCGCAAGCCCGCGAGTAGGGCGAAAGGTCTTCGGGCTCGAGCGGTCTTGTTTGCCCCGCCCCGTGGTCGGGGCAACGCGGCACCGTGCTGTAAAGCGTGCGCTTGCCGCCGTTATCGAGAATGAGTTCCCCGTGCGTGAGTTTCAGGACGCCGTCTACGGCCTCGGCGATGCGGGTGCGCGTGTTCTCGCGGACAATTACGCGGTCTACGACGATGAAGAATTCCTGCGGGACAATCTTGCGTTCGGCATCCGTGAGGTCGGCGAGCGAGTAGACCACGCCGTCGGCCATCGCGCGGGTGAACCCCTGTGCCAGGAACACCGCCGACAATTTGTCGAGGCTTGCCTTTGTCCGGCGCGGTTCTTTCCCGCCGTTATCTACGGGGGCGAAAAACTGCAGCTTGCTCCCTTGCGGCAACCCTGCAATTTCCCGGATAATCTCTTCGCGGCTCGTGCTCTCCATGGGCTTCCCGCATACGGGGCACGCGGGCTTCGCGAACCGGGCGAACAGTGAGCGCATCGTGCCGTCGCATTCCGAAAGGCTCAGCGCATACGATTTCGCGGGTGTTTCCCCGTGGCTTGCCCCGATGGCAAGGCTTGCCGGCAACCCTTCCGCGCTATCCAGCGGGACAATCCTGCGGCCGCCGAGCAGTTCGGCTGCGAAGGGGGAGAGTGTTTCCAGGTAGCGTCGTTTCGATTCCCCGTGCAGCGTATCGAGCACTAGGGTCGACTTGCCGCAGCCGGATGGCCCGCATACGACGGTAACGCCCCCTAACGGGAACTGTGCGTCCACGTTCTTGAGGTTGTGCAGCCTGCACCCGCGTATGGATATGAAACTCGAACCAGCCACTGGTCACCCAATTGGTAATGTGTAGTGTGGAATGGGTAATTACACATTTCACACTTCATATCTCACATTATTTACTCCCTGACGGTGAAGCGCAGTTCCCCGAACGGAGTGCAGAAGTCGAGGTTTTCCAGGTTGTTTGCTTCGATGCCGGCAAACATGCGGTAGCCGCCGCCAATAGAAACCTCGAGCATCTTCGTGATGCGGTAGTTGAAGTGTACCGCCATGTCGGCGATAAAGAAGTAGTCTTCGGATTCGTAGGCCTCGTCATCGGGTTCGAGCGCGCTGACGGCGCCACCGCCGATTTCGATAGGCACGGAGAGGGAGAACTTGTCGATGCGCAGCGGGAACAGTTCCACGAAGCCACCGAAGGCCTTGTAGTTCACCATCTGCTGTTGCTTCACGTTGTGGTTCTTCACGTCGCTCATGATGGAGGAAACCCATGCGCCGGCGGAGATGAGCGGGAGGAAGTCGATACCGATGCGGAGGTTCATGAAGATGGTTCCGTCGTCGGTAATCATGGAGTTGCCGCCGGAGATTCCGAACAGTGCCTTGATGCCGTCGCTCGATTCCTCGCTCTTGGTGGCGGTGTTTTCGCCCATGCCCGCGAGTTCGGCAAAGCTGGACGTTGCCGCGAAGAGCATGAGTATTGTGGCGATGGCGAACTTTTTCACCATGCTAGTCGTTTTTTTCTGATTGTTCTGCATTGTGGACGTCCTCCAGGGTTGCGGTCCAGTTCCATTTCTTTTGCGAGGATTCCGGCCAGTAGCAGATGGTCCATACGAGGCTGTTTGCGCACAGGATGATGGACCACACGCCAAAGAGCAAGAACAGGAACAGCGGGATAAAGGCGAGCGACCCGTAGAAGATGGACATGCGGGTTACCATCGCGCTCTGGATGAGCATGAGAATTTTTACGTAGATGTTGATGCAGATCCATGCAATGACTGTCGCCATGAGGGAAACCGCGAAGAGCCTGGCCTTGGAGTAGGGGGGCGCCTTGCCGGTCTCACGCTGCCTGAGGCTTCTGGCGGGGAGTGCGTGGAGCATCAGGAATATGAGCAGCATCGCGGCGAAGTGGAACGCGATGTACCAGAATGCGGTAATGAGGATCTTCAGGAGCTCGGGCGAGAAGTGGAACCCGTCCACGATAATCAGCGAGAGCACGTTCTGCACGTGGTTTACGAACCCGGCGAACATTCCGATGATACCCGCGAAAATGAGCAGGAAGGGGGTGTAGACCTGGATCTGACGGATGACCGTTCTGGAGGTCTTGACTTCCCAGACGACGTTGAAGTTCGTCTCGAGACTCCCGAAGGCGAGGATGAATGTCGCAAAGAGGCCGAGGGCGCCGATGAATCCGAGCTTTCCGATGGGGATGTGCTCCGCATTTTCGACAATCGCCTGCACTTGGTCGGTGGGCCAGTCCAGACCCAACATTTCGAGAATAATGGGCAGGTAGTCGCTCATGAAGTTGCCGAAGCCGACCGCAAGTGTGATGGATGTCAACAAAATGAGCAGGGGAACTATGGCCACCAGTGTGGTGTAGGTGAGCGATGCCGCACGGGTCATTCCGTGATAATACAGGAACGACTTGCCGGTAACGACAGCGATTTTCACTACCTTGGGCGAACGGGCGGCGAGACTATCGAACAGCCGTTCCCAGGAAAAGTTTTTCCACCAATCGGGCATATTGGCCAAAATTTAGCAAAAGGGGCAAGATTTCGGGCTTGTCTGCCGGATAAAGTCCACATTTTACCAAAAAAATGACTAAAATGTGGACGTTTTATTTTTATTACAAAAGTGAAATTAAATAATTCTGTAAAATTTACGAAAATAATGTAGACTTTTTATTGAAAAAGAGATATATTTATGAAAGGGGCTACGGATTGGTGTGCCGTTGTCCGCTTTTGGAATTAAATTACCTATAGATAGGGAAGGTTCATTATGGGATTGATTATGGGTCACAAAGAAGGTTGTTTCAAGACTTTCGTGGGGATGGTGCTTGCCTTCGGGCTTGCCGTTCCCGCATTCGCTGCTAACCGCCAGATGGAAAAACTTTCGCGAGGTCTTGCGGTTGCGAACACGGGCAAGGGTATGCTCGTGAGTTGGCGCCTCTTGGGCACCGAGAATCCGGACACGGAATTCAACCTTTACCGTGACGGAACGAAAATCGCCACCATCGGAAAGACTGCTGGCACGAACTACCTGGATGCTGAAGGCAAGACGACTTCCAAGTATACGGTTGCCGCCGTGGTGAACGGCAAGGAAGGCAAGGCGGAAGGTGCACTTATTGTGTTGGATCAGAACAGCAAGGGGTTCCCGTACAAGACCATCAAGGGGCTCAATGTACCAAAGGACCAGACGATGCCGGATGGCTCTACATGCAGCTACAGCCCCAACGACATGAGCGTGGGCGACCTGGATGGCGATGGCGAACTGGATTTGGTTCTCAAATGGGATCCGAACAATTCCAAGGACAATTCCCAGTCGGGTTACACGGGTACCGTGTTTATTGACGGCTTGAAGATGGATGGAACCCTCCTGTGGCGTATCGACCTCGGCAAGAATATCCGTGCCGGCGCCCATTACACGCAGTTCATGGTCTACGACCTGGATGGCGACGGTATTGCCGAAATCGTGATGAAAACCTCCGACGGCACGGTCGACGGCAAGGGCAAGGTTATTGGCGACGGTTCCAAGGATTACCGGACCTCTTCGGGAACCATCATGTCGGGTAACGAGTACTTGACGGTGTTCAAGGGAAATACCGGCGAGGCTGTCCATACGATTAACTACTGGCCCGCCCGTGGAAAGATTTCGGGCGACACCTACGGCAACCGTGACAACCGCATGCTGGCGGCGATTGCCTACCTCGACGGGGTTCACCCGAGTGTGATCATGAGCCGCGGTTACTATACCGAATTCTTTGTGGCCGCCTATGACTTTGACGGCAAGGAACTCAAGACCCGCTGGCAGCACAGTTCCGACAAGAAGGGGCAGGGGCTTTACGGCGAAGGCAACCACAACCTTTCCGTTGGCGACCTGGATGGCGATGGCTTTGACGAAATTGTTATGGGCTCTGCGGCACTCAAGCACGACGGAACCCTCCTTTACCGTACCGGGTTTGGCCATGGCGATGCCATGCACCTGTCCGACATGGACCCGGACAAGCCGGGATTGGAAGTTTACGATGTTCACGAAGAAACCACCAACAAGTACAGCGAAG is part of the Fibrobacter sp. UWR2 genome and harbors:
- a CDS encoding diaminopimelate dehydrogenase, with amino-acid sequence MAKIAILGYGNLGRGVECAVKQAPDMELVAVFTRRDPSTVKIQTAGVPVLNVSEMEAWKGKVDLLIICGGSATDLPVLTPKYAAMFNVIDSFDTHAKIPQHFAAVDAAAKAAGKIAMISVGWDPGMFSLNRVYAQSILPEGKDYTFWGKGVSQGHSDAVRRIKGVKNAKQYTCPVEAALEAVRSGSMPELTTRQKHTRLVYVVAEEGADKAYIENAIKTMPNYFDEYDTTVNFISEEEFNKNHSGLAHGGFVIRTGKTGMNKEHTHVIEYSLKLDSNPEFTTSVLVAYARAALRMKANGVTGCKTVLDVPPAYLSTLSDEELRAHCL
- a CDS encoding FISUMP domain-containing protein, which produces MLKKFVLGSMVVVAALLGNACGDDDSSFAPRDEDSSSSICEDCDDASSSSAKSSSSVRSSSSVTPKSSSSSAKSSSSSVRSSSSAPVEDLSSSSAKSSSSSAKSSSSVSSSSAKSSSSSAESSSSEYVPFDHSQTLAGAYKVGENAYKQFTDTRNGRSYYYITITSDYSGKSVTVMAENLNIGKMVPGADDQNNDNEIERYCYNNDTTKCDEFGGLYQWAEMMQLPSRCNTESCADLIQENHQGICPEGWRLFTWDDYVIVRGYKDEYSDGIKGLRSTYGFSGTNASGFSLTGAGMRTKLGAFDGLKEVMAWFRPEEYESDAANRAHHGLFDNNDFAPAKENRDLKVNGFSVRCVMVEK
- a CDS encoding YihY/virulence factor BrkB family protein, which codes for MPDWWKNFSWERLFDSLAARSPKVVKIAVVTGKSFLYYHGMTRAASLTYTTLVAIVPLLILLTSITLAVGFGNFMSDYLPIILEMLGLDWPTDQVQAIVENAEHIPIGKLGFIGALGLFATFILAFGSLETNFNVVWEVKTSRTVIRQIQVYTPFLLIFAGIIGMFAGFVNHVQNVLSLIIVDGFHFSPELLKILITAFWYIAFHFAAMLLIFLMLHALPARSLRQRETGKAPPYSKARLFAVSLMATVIAWICINIYVKILMLIQSAMVTRMSIFYGSLAFIPLFLFLLFGVWSIILCANSLVWTICYWPESSQKKWNWTATLEDVHNAEQSEKND
- a CDS encoding ATP-binding cassette domain-containing protein, whose translation is MAGSSFISIRGCRLHNLKNVDAQFPLGGVTVVCGPSGCGKSTLVLDTLHGESKRRYLETLSPFAAELLGGRRIVPLDSAEGLPASLAIGASHGETPAKSYALSLSECDGTMRSLFARFAKPACPVCGKPMESTSREEIIREIAGLPQGSKLQFFAPVDNGGKEPRRTKASLDKLSAVFLAQGFTRAMADGVVYSLADLTDAERKIVPQEFFIVVDRVIVRENTRTRIAEAVDGVLKLTHGELILDNGGKRTLYSTVPRCPDHGAGQTRPLEPEDLSPYSRACACPECSGTGSIEPEGAGHDTGDRSEEECPVCNGFRLRQNILNATIGDTTWKDILETPFTSLEKKVRDLFGGRILANQKPAFNALIDRIQAINELGIGYLTAGRAGYSLSGGEIQRLRLSSLSTGHLNGLLIVLDEPASGLHACDVEALWKVLKKVQSRGNTLVLIEHNPLIIKKADWVIEMGPGAGEKGGEILFQGTAKDVLENPQSPTGMWIKGLDEKGRSPHKAGMTTKAPGMTTQATKATASKSRNKAAGISVKDFAMFDMKPVSADFPVQKFSVITGQSGSGKSTLLFRNIATRASAGEFERFGIQAFSILSTGDFHGNRRSTVASAINLNTQLRDLFAKLPESKVRGYTASKFATHAPGGRCENCKGEGVLYDGAGYEETECPVCLGRRFKDEILEVRFKSLSIADVLDLEISEACKIFANLKPFVDKLKPLADTGLGYLRLGQTTAHLSGGERARLRLSIALARAKAPNTLFLFDEPARGLHKKDIEHLLALIHGLTEAGHTVIAIEHAQDFVNDADYVLELSR
- a CDS encoding DNA topoisomerase, encoding MILLVAEKPSVANQHYRPMLERIEGEKFTQGDGCLIGKNHCITWCVGHLITLAPLDAYPGYEGGWRLSNLPLLPEKFRLMEIESTRKQLAVVRQMMEQADVLVNGADAGREGNLIFDLVLDFTPAFKQKTIKRLWVNSYVAKDLDKAWKNLEDATQRVNLSYAARLRQRADWMVGLNATRAYTLTAGRGKMISVGRVQTPTLNLVVERDTLVEQFKELYYYSVVGTWKGYQAQYVKQETKEDTRSPAKPGMTNDGLKVAVFEKEAEANAVVERCKPPAPATIAKIDTQQKKQFPQKPFDLTELQKEGNKRFKFSAQQVLDCAQNLYEKKLLTYPRTDSQYLPDTMKQEAYALAQRLASPEQKGVMRNESENFVFINSSKVTDHFAIIPTGETPNGLPEMEQKIYDLAKERFVQAWLKPYVWSEMEIILEAKGGETNAPDLFRLKLKRNEDLGFRALVKETKDERRKTKGKKSDAGAEAGKADGGAEGKGDSDEITNLVEAFPEWNVGDTSPFDSVELQKKKKSKPKYYTEATLLAAMKTAGKQIENEELAEAMKDRGLGTPATQAGIIETLKKRGFIEAQKNYLVSTERGREVIALMDEKVKSPEMTGEWEYKLSQVEKGQLTPVEFRDGIVNYVKELFEHLREKYGSQFERETVTEAIACPKCGQPLEIAPWGYVCPNAECGFRFGHTVAGKMLAHSEVKALLAGETVGPLSGFKSKKGSEFSAKLTLDKDFNIQFAFESDGKFHGQKTDYKCPLCGSPLEENKNAIFCNCNFTLFKTIAGHTLTAKEIAALFTSGHTPLIQGFKSKKGTEFAAALKWGEGADKGRAVFEFQHRDLPCPVCGGNLRFRGSTPQQSGPQGTNETGAYVCPQCNYGIPQVFYQRKFSDEEIEELLKKKATPILEPFKKNETTFRAALELREGGKIAFNKLTVEVIESAHGN